The following coding sequences are from one Prionailurus viverrinus isolate Anna chromosome D2, UM_Priviv_1.0, whole genome shotgun sequence window:
- the SLC18A3 gene encoding vesicular acetylcholine transporter, producing MEPAAPAGQARAAASKLSEAMGAVLQDPRRQRRLVLVIVCVALFLDNMLYMVIVPIVPDYIAHMHKAGRPTTSPKVHTLQAPTPASGSDNMGNTSESPTESEDVKIGVLFASKAILQLLVNPLSGPFIDRMSYDVPLLIGLGVLFASTVLFAFAEDYAMLFAARSLQGLGSAFADTSGIAMIADKYPEEPERSRALGVALAFISFGSLVAPPFGGFLYGFAGKPVPFLVLAAVSLLDALLLLVVAKPFSAVTRARANLPVGTPIHRLMLDPYIAVVAGALTTCNIPLAFLEPTIATWMEHTMAASEWQTGMAWLPAFVPHVLGVYLTVRLAARYPHLQWLYGALGLAVIGASSCVVPACRSFAPLVISLCGLCFGIALVDTALLPTLAFLVDVRHVSVYGSVYAIADISYSVAYALGPIVAGHIVHSLGFVQLSLGMGLANLLYAPVLLLLRNVGLLRRSRSERDVLLDEPPQGLYDAVRLRERPVADPDGAPRSPSGPFDECEDVYNNYYTHS from the coding sequence ATGGAACCCGCGGCGCCCGCGGGCCAGGCCCGGGCGGCAGCCAGCAAGCTGTCGGAGGCGATGGGCGCAGTGCTGCAGGATCCTCGGCGGCAGCGGCGCCTGGTGCTGGTCATCGTGTGCGTGGCTCTCTTCTTGGACAACATGCTGTACATGGTCATCGTGCCCATCGTGCCCGACTACATTGCCCACATGCATAAGGCCGGCAGGCCCACCACGAGCCCCAAAGTGCACACCCTGCAGGCGCCCACTCCAGCCAGTGGCAGTGACAACATGGGCAACACCTCAGAGTCCCCGACGGAGAGTGAGGACGTGAAGATCGGGGTGCTGTTTGCCTCCAAGGCCATCCTGCAGCTGCTGGTGAACCCCCTGAGTGGGCCCTTCATTGACCGTATGAGCTACGACGTGCCGCTGCTTATCGGCCTGGGCGTCTTGTTCGCCTCCACCGTGCTGTTCGCGTTCGCGGAGGACTATGCTATGCTCTTCGCTGCACGCAGCCTGCAAGGCCTGGGCTCAGCCTTTGCGGATACGTCCGGCATTGCCATGATCGCCGACAAGTATCCTGAAGAGCCGGAGCGCAGTCGTGCGTTGGGCGTGGCGCTGGCCTTCATCAGCTTCGGGAGTCTGGTGGCGCCACCCTTCGGGGGCTTCCTCTACGGGTTCGCGGGCAAGCCTGTGCCCTTTCTGGTGCTCGCCGCTGTTTCGCTGCTCGACGCGCTGTTGCTGCTGGTGGTGGCCAAGCCCTTCTCGGCCGTGACGCGGGCGCGGGCCAACCTGCCGGTAGGCACACCCATCCACCGCCTCATGCTGGACCCTTACATCGCCGTGGTGGCCGGGGCACTCACCACCTGCAACATCCCCCTCGCCTTCCTCGAGCCCACCATCGCCACGTGGATGGAGCACACGATGGCGGCGTCTGAATGGCAGACGGGCATGGCCTGGCTGCCAGCTTTCGTGCCGCATGTGCTAGGTGTCTACCTCACCGTGCGCCTGGCGGCGCGCTATCCACACCTGCAGTGGCTGTACGGAGCACTAGGGCTGGCAGTGATCGGCGCCAGCTCTTGCGTGGTGCCTGCCTGCCGCTCCTTCGCACCACTGGTGATCTCACTCTGCGGCCTCTGCTTCGGCATCGCGCTAGTTGACACGGCACTGCTGCCCACGCTCGCCTTTCTCGTGGACGTGCGCCACGTCTCGGTCTACGGCAGCGTCTATGCCATCGCCGACATCTCCTATTCCGTGGCCTATGCTCTCGGGCCCATAGTGGCGGGGCACATAGTGCACTCGCTTGGTTTTGTGCAACTTAGCCTTGGCATGGGCCTGGCCAACCTGCTCTACGCGCCGGTCCTGCTGCTGCTGCGCAACGTGGGCCTCCTGAGGCGCTCCCGCTCTGAGCGCGATGTGCTGCTGGATGAGCCACCGCAGGGTCTGTATGATGCTGTGCGCCTGCGTGAGCGCCCTGTGGCCGACCCAGACGGCGCCCCTCGAAGCCCTTCGGGCCCCTTTGACGAGTGCGAGGACGTCTACAACAATTACTACACCCACAGCTAG